A region of Candidatus Zixiibacteriota bacterium DNA encodes the following proteins:
- a CDS encoding TM0996/MTH895 family glutaredoxin-like protein has translation MKKIEILGTGCPKCNKLAEMVDKAAQSLGIDYELNKITDIMKITSFGVMITPALVVDGKVKVSGRVPSEDELKDMLS, from the coding sequence ATGAAGAAAATAGAAATTCTCGGCACAGGATGCCCGAAATGCAACAAGCTGGCAGAAATGGTTGATAAAGCAGCTCAGTCGCTTGGTATTGATTATGAACTGAACAAGATCACGGATATCATGAAGATTACATCTTTCGGTGTGATGATAACTCCTGCGCTTGTAGTTGACGGAAAGGTCAAGGTGTCCGGCAGAGTCCCGTCGGAAGATGAACTGAAAGATATGTTAAGTTAG
- a CDS encoding permease — MQFSRDWKPLALMAGLFVVVFYLPVGQMRFDNAIIEALQLVKWYAREHVILCLLPAFLIAGAIGVFVSQTSVMKYLGAGASKVMAYGVASVSGSILAVCSCTVLPLFAGIYRMGAGLGPASAFLYSGPAINVLAIILTARVLGLELGIARGVGAIVFSIVIGLLMHFLFRNEEVERVAASAVVPSEESIRPLWQTGVYFAAMVAVLVFANWGKPDTATGLWTTIYSLKWTITVVAAVIFGITLVIWFGAGWIKLAGVAALTTLVALLVPSEPALPFAIAIIGLSIVAASSEGEMSEWLEQSWIFAKQILPLLLIGVVIAGVLLGRPGGEGLIPSHWISSSVGGNSLGANLFASVAGAFMYFATLTEIPILEGLIGNGMGKGPALALLLAGPALSLPNMLVIRSVLGTKKTLTFVALVIVMATASGMTYGALF; from the coding sequence ATGCAGTTCAGTAGAGACTGGAAACCCCTTGCACTCATGGCGGGCCTGTTCGTGGTGGTATTCTATCTTCCTGTCGGGCAGATGCGATTCGACAATGCCATCATCGAGGCTCTCCAGCTTGTCAAATGGTACGCACGCGAGCATGTAATCCTGTGCCTTCTTCCCGCATTTCTGATTGCCGGTGCAATAGGGGTATTTGTGAGCCAGACATCGGTCATGAAATATCTCGGAGCCGGTGCGAGCAAAGTGATGGCTTATGGTGTCGCATCGGTGTCGGGGTCGATCCTTGCCGTATGTTCCTGCACTGTATTGCCGCTGTTCGCCGGAATATATCGCATGGGAGCCGGACTCGGGCCTGCTTCGGCATTTCTCTATTCGGGACCTGCAATAAATGTACTGGCGATCATCCTGACTGCGAGGGTGCTCGGACTGGAACTTGGAATCGCGAGAGGAGTTGGCGCGATTGTTTTCAGTATTGTGATAGGACTTCTGATGCACTTTCTGTTCCGCAATGAGGAGGTGGAGAGAGTTGCCGCATCCGCAGTCGTCCCGTCAGAAGAATCGATCCGTCCACTCTGGCAGACCGGAGTCTATTTCGCTGCCATGGTCGCGGTACTTGTCTTCGCGAATTGGGGCAAACCTGACACAGCAACCGGCCTGTGGACTACGATTTATTCACTTAAGTGGACGATAACTGTCGTCGCTGCGGTGATTTTCGGCATTACATTAGTCATTTGGTTTGGCGCAGGATGGATCAAGCTTGCAGGGGTTGCGGCGTTGACAACTCTGGTTGCACTGCTGGTGCCATCCGAACCGGCATTGCCATTTGCCATAGCGATCATAGGCCTGTCAATTGTGGCTGCATCGAGTGAAGGCGAGATGAGCGAGTGGCTGGAGCAATCATGGATTTTCGCGAAGCAGATTCTGCCTTTGTTGCTCATAGGCGTTGTCATTGCAGGGGTGCTCCTCGGCAGACCCGGAGGGGAGGGGCTGATTCCATCACATTGGATTAGCAGTTCAGTTGGAGGAAATTCACTCGGGGCGAATCTCTTCGCATCGGTTGCCGGAGCGTTCATGTACTTTGCGACTCTGACGGAAATCCCCATTCTGGAAGGCCTAATCGGCAACGGCATGGGTAAAGGACCTGCTCTGGCTCTTCTTCTGGCAGGTCCGGCTTTGTCACTGCCGAATATGCTCGTGATTCGAAGTGTGTTGGGGACAAAGAAAACACTGACATTTGTGGCTCTCGTAATCGTGATGGCGACTGCGTCCGGCATGACTTATGGAGCCCTGTTTTAA
- a CDS encoding metalloregulator ArsR/SmtB family transcription factor: MDKKDKARFEARARIIKAMAHPTRLFIVDALSERERCVAELTDMIGADMSTVSKHLAVLRNVGIVDVDKRGSQVYYRLRVKCILNFFSCVETVLKSTAEEQLALIEE, from the coding sequence TTGGATAAGAAGGACAAAGCGAGGTTTGAAGCCAGAGCGAGGATCATAAAAGCGATGGCTCACCCAACCCGTCTCTTTATAGTCGATGCGCTCTCTGAGAGAGAGCGGTGCGTTGCCGAACTGACCGACATGATCGGAGCTGATATGTCGACAGTCTCGAAGCATCTTGCGGTGCTCAGGAATGTGGGCATTGTCGATGTTGATAAGCGTGGTTCGCAGGTTTATTATCGGTTACGGGTCAAATGTATTCTAAACTTTTTCAGCTGTGTCGAGACTGTCTTGAAATCGACTGCCGAAGAACAACTGGCTCTGATTGAAGAATAG